One part of the Aspergillus luchuensis IFO 4308 DNA, chromosome 5, nearly complete sequence genome encodes these proteins:
- a CDS encoding uncharacterized protein (COG:S;~EggNog:ENOG410Q1ZV), protein MEDIDTTSSEGNNQGEDAVLNTFDLYLDNIESTVVPSETHREESPLDEELAQIRLPASFNGLMDDYSLALGTGHECVEMAFPRLDAILFLLLAEMKTRYPTALQPTDYTPSFFSQVPLVVDRRVAGVPDSYQETVDYMLCYGSIPALETNLLVFRDKVLRSDARTRTAISMINRVRRNNRFKAAIYGIYTNSYQWTFLNYDDNGVVT, encoded by the exons ATGGAAGATATTGATACTACCTCCTCCGAAGGTAACAACCAAGGCGAAGATGCCGTTCTCAACACATTCGACCTCTATCTCGACAACATCGAGTCGACCGTCGTGCCTAGCGAGACACACAGGGAAGAGTCGCCCCTTGACGAAGAGCTAGCCCAAATAAGACTACCTGCAAGTTTCA ATGGCCTCATGGACGATTACAGTCTAGCCCTTGGAACAGGACACGAATGTGTGGAAATGGCATTTCCGAGACTAGATgccatcctctttctcttgctAGCCGAAATGAAAACGAGATATCCCACGGCCTTGCAACCCACCGATTATACACCGAGCTTTTTCAGTCAGGTTCCTCTTGTTGTGGACCGTCGGGTTGCGGGAGTCCCTGATTCTTATCAGGAAACAGTGGACTACATGCTGTGTTATGGATCGATCCCGGCCTTGGAAACGAATCTTCTGGTGTTTAGGGATAAGGTGCTTCGTTCGGATGCGAGGACTCGCACGGCCATCT CGATGATTAATCGGGTTCGGAGGAACAATCGCTTCAAGGCAGCCATCTATGGCATTTACACGAATTCCTATCAGTGGACCTTTCTGAATTACGATGACAATGGAGTGGTAACGTGA
- a CDS encoding glutathione S-transferase family protein (COG:O;~EggNog:ENOG410PUK6;~InterPro:IPR036249,IPR040079,IPR036282,IPR010987, IPR004045;~PFAM:PF13409,PF13417,PF02798;~go_function: GO:0005515 - protein binding [Evidence IEA];~go_process: GO:0006749 - glutathione metabolic process [Evidence IEA]), which translates to MQPLLLHAHATGPNPIKIAIALEALQVPYNVKLWEFGDDREKGVKGEVFLKINENGRVPALEDPNTGVVSWESGAVLNYVRRIYDKDNLLGPKGSEQDRVDFEKWEYFLLSTLGPMTGQTNWYRHYNGTKNEDALQRYAAQTERCYGVLEGQLKKSGGQSVLPGRITAVDYHFEPWVREFDFAGLSLEKYPLITQWLRVMTGRKEVQQAYIKIQGAAPEFN; encoded by the exons AtgcaacccctcctcctccacgcaCACGCCACGGGCCCCAACCCCATCAAAATCGCCATCGCCCTCGAAGCCCTGCAGGTTCCCTACAACGTCAAACTCTGGGAATTCGGCGACGACCGAGAAAAGGGTGTTAAGGGTGAGGTCTTCCTCAAGATTAACGAGAACGGCCGTGTACCAGCCCTTGAAGATCCCAACACCGGTGTGGTGTCCTGGGAATCGGGCGCTGTTCTGAACTATGTCCGACGAATCTATGACAAGGACAATCTTCTAGGCCCGAAGGGTTCAGAGCAGGATAGAGTGGATTTTGAAAAGTGGGAGTACTTTCTGCTTTCGACGCTCGGGCCAATGACGGGGCAGACGAATTGGTATAG GCACTACAATGGAACCAAGAACGAGGACGCCCTGCAACGGTATGCGGCGCAGACAGAGCGATGCTATGGTGTGCTGGAGGGCCAGCTGAAGAAGTCCGGCGGGCAGAGTGTCTTGCCTGGACGGATTACAGCCGTTGACTACCACTTTGAGCCTTGGGTGCGAGAATTTGATTTTGCCGGACTGTCGCTGGAGAAGTACCCTCTTATTACGCAGTGGTTGCGGGTGATGACTGGTCGGAAGGAGGTTCAGCAGGCTTATATCAAGATCCAAGGGGCTGCGCCGGAGTTTAACTAA
- the utp10 gene encoding snoRNA-binding rRNA-processing protein UTP10 (BUSCO:EOG0926051U;~COG:J;~EggNog:ENOG410PFH1;~InterPro:IPR016024,IPR011989,IPR021133,IPR040191, IPR012954,IPR022125;~PFAM:PF08146,PF12397;~TransMembrane:2 (n2-9c14/15o947-963i999-1023o)), giving the protein MASSLAAQLSQIAAKSTNQLNLKAQRIAHSQSLIFDWKTATTQDFDTVYQICFEGFQELCQLDPRFASFERTIFSEQSKAEDRTEMNAAQNKELDTVLEAFLALVGGHLLLSPAVKAVDWLIRRFRVHEYNTEFTILTFLPYYTTPLFLNLLSILPEDLTPTFKILNPYKKSQINPPRHPLVHSATTNKHFLAAVNRYTLQVSKQRAHHHALLSFWAGTLTEAVAGMLDSARSGRRELEKEKHEDVIMKVLPVLNDGLALKDVSELVIGCYMVCVVLAQKSSLQDKLLDGLMEAVAGSWTDETKESGLICLSVLAQKKPDARIPKRALKAVLRLEDPVQQLSAISAQYPTSHLLLGLVAGCVDDLSKQKDSSRLDLLSLLFETNLLGEQEAGQAIAIILQSVSRAHTEGVLSLDAQTHLAELVQHFTQSESLRPIFQKTIEESSIDVAALEHNLQTVIESVPTTTPAIEDVEMEDAQQEAVEDNFASVLESVAGKNLEASALSAQSMPAYESLVQTFALAVGSQDKLQAFVDLPGLKKADASTSPQYLSFFIRTFSGSYPIGTRITALNQISSLLTSASPDVDLQALLPFLLVALADSSERVRREAAGVLATIGSLYKKSKKGDANVWARDTIYGKQSKNVQWIAGRDVQKIIERAFLPGLEEYVLDQAHISRVLEATLRGSATSDSGATELKKPLRLSLFTFLCSHAVQMPLYAPKLSLLKLLNRVDKAGGTTRTKELGPFLKTWRDMKEQTAKDVCERERVSVADVDREAVLTVTPKDKDAITLLLSNVSPYSDSLRPSFVTAIFNRMKAVWGTVPEELQVDAAEKLFEISLEDVQTPLVHGCREVLRSVELTGSVLLQFLRKIPVSITDMESLGPAPKRRRTSQNNMVAMTIKDEAKLSQLMEKMTFILELVDSSTPEAHPELADGLFQTLAALHHFKAQIQSGLSYLLSLTLGSLLAIVNRSKGTAKAQFDTSVIRADLVVDCVRTTDSPQVQNAALLLVAGLSVIAPELVLHSVMPIFTFMGSSVLRKDDEYSVSVIDQTIDQVVPALIQSLRNQKRDVVSGTSELLLSFTAAFEHIPSHRRLRLFHALVTKLGTQEFLFAVLAMLANRYALDKDVLILMTGLVSDASAPVELSTYSKYLDLVKDSLSSKPGISQVLLGIGSDDGREPQKVAVDLLRALAYLFKHSSLKVKMAKDFATEEDKVVGQIRTLFSRILEQVLAIGESMQNVKPVSQASGDVLSALFGTLSLVDFLDTIEVLLQRRNDELRRKVLRLLEGRLRQNPERDGASQHRMLDFLPTLVNIVQSSPDILLKHAAVACIDRIAEKYGRKEPTKVIHAAQVVASEACIGQDDERIRIMGVLCLASMAEVLGEAMIPALPDALSRSLALLEQSLEDGKENARLHDAVFSFFSALFIHIPFMVSGSHLDKILVLSYKSAVSEGVEDESREEALQLMARKVDVAATFAAIDRNWQHAVRAGPDATRETLGVVSLAIEKHQKSATVKNIAVLTSILFKAFDLRREQVSLDTQATFELSDVDEIEDIINEVTIKMIYKLNDTTFRPIFTKLLEWATTGVPKKDARGSLARLTTFYRFLQVFFATLQSIVTGYSSYILENVVSVLGKANPANQDTKSLWLATMRMLKNSFEHDQDEFWQSPSHLTVIAQPLISQLAHAKNSSTASIVIAEAVPALTELAVAADSTDNHKELNTVLMRLLRPSAGPSGKTAGGENPHTRLAALKAQQSLTEQLGEEWLALLPEMLPYISELMEDEDENVEREVRRWVKQIEDVLGERLDDMLT; this is encoded by the exons ATGGCCTCGTCCCTCGCCGCGCAGCTGTCGCAGATTGCGGCAAAGTCGACAAATCAGTTGAACCTCAAAGCACAGCGCATTGCGCACTCGCAGTCTCTTATCTTTGACTGGAAGACCGCCACTACACAGGATTTCGATACCGTCTACCAAATATGCTTCGAAGGTTTCCAGGAGTTATGTCAGCTCGATCCTCGTTTCGCGTCGTTCGAGCGCACCATCTTCAGCGAACAGAGCAAGGCGGAGGACCGAACAGAGATGAACGCTGCTCAGAATAAGGAGCTGGACACTGTTCTGGAGGCTTTCCTTGCACTTGTTGGCGGTCACTTGCTGCTGAGCCCGGCCGTGAAAGCCGTTGACTGGCTTATCCGGCGTTTTCG GGTGCATGAGTATAACACAGAATTCACAATCCTCACTTTCCTCCCTTACTATACCACCCcactcttcctcaacctcctttCGATCCTGCCCGAAGACCTGACGCCGACCTTCAAAATCCTCAACCCGTATAAGAAGAGCCAAATCAACCCTCCACGCCATCCTCTCGTGCACAGCGCTACTACCAACAAACACTTCCTCGCCGCTGTCAACAGATACACCCTCCAAGTCAGCAAACAGCGGGCGCATCATCATGCGCTTTTGTCGTTTTGGGCGGGAACTTTGACCGAGGCGGTTGCGGGGATGTTGGACTCGGCTCGGTCTGGCCGACGGGAActcgagaaggaaaagcatGAGGATGTTATCATGAAGGTTCTGCCGGTCCTCAACGACGGTCTGGCTCTGAAGGACGTTTCCGAGCTGGTGATTGGCTGCTACATGGTTTGTGTGGTTCTTGCACAGAAATCTTCTCTCCAAGACAAGCTTCTCGATGGACTGATGGAGGCCGTTGCCGGATCATGGACGGACGAGACTAAGGAATCGGGCCTGATTTGCTTGTCAGTCCTGGCACAGAAGAAGCCCGACGCCCGGATCCCCAAGCGCGCCCTTAAGGCGGTGCTTCGCTTGGAAGATCCCGTGCAGCAGCTGTCTGCAATCTCGGCACAGTATCCGACATCGCACTTGCTTCTTGGCTTGGTTGCCGGATGTGTCGATGATCtctcgaagcagaaggattCATCACGTTTGGATCTGCTGTCGCTGTTGTTCGAGACCAATCTTCTGGGCGAGCAGGAAGCGGGCCAGGCTATCGCTATTATTCTCCAATCCGTCAGCCGTGCTCATACAGAGGGTGTGCTTTCCTTGGACGCTCAGACTCACCTCGCAGAACTTGTCCAGCACTTTACTCAGTCCGAATCACTCCGACCCATCTTCCAGAAGACGATCGAGGAATCCTCCATCGATGTCGCGGCACTCGAACATAACCTACAAACTGTGATCGAATCTgtacccaccaccacacccgcCATTGAAGACgttgagatggaagatgccCAGCAAGAAGCAGTCGAAGATAACTTTGCCTCTGTCCTTGAGTCAGTGGCAGGCAAGAATTTGGAAGCTTCTGCTCTCAGTGCGCAATCGATGCCCGCCTATGAGAGCCTGGTGCAGACCTTTGCACTTGCTGTCGGATCCCAGGATAAACTGCAGGCTTTTGTCGACTTGCCTGGCCTCAAGAAGGCAGATGCCTCAACATCGCCACAGTACCTGTCATTCTTTATCCGCACTTTCTCCGGCTCGTACCCCATTGGCACCAGGATCACCGCACTGAACCAAATCTCGTCCCTCCTTACTTCCGCTAGTCCCGATGTCGATCTTCAGGCACTCCTGCCATTCCTCCTGGTTGCTCTGGCAGATTCCTCGGAGAGAGTTCGGCGCGAGGCAGCGGGCGTTCTTGCCACAATTGGGAGCTTGtacaagaagagcaagaagggTGACGCCAACGTTTGGGCACGCGACACGATTTACGGCAAACAATCGAAGAATGTCCAGTGGATAGCCGGCCGCGATGtgcagaagatcatcgagcGCGCCTTCCTTCCCGGCCTCGAGGAATATGTCCTCGATCAAGCCCACATTAGCCGGGTACTTGAGGCCACATTGCGCGGATCTGCAACATCCGACTCTGGCGCAACGGAACTGAAGAAGCCCCTTCGCTTGagcctcttcaccttcctctgcTCCCACGCTGTGCAGATGCCCCTCTATGCTCCAAAATTGTCTTTGCTCAAGCTTCTTAACCGCGTCGATAAGGCCGGCGGAACAACCCGTACCAAGGAACTTGGTCCGTTCTTGAAGACGTGGCGGGATATGAAGGAGCAGACAGCCAAGGACGTCTGTGAACGGGAGCGCGTGTCTGTCGCAGATGTCGACCGAGAGGCTGTCTTGACGGTCACccccaaggacaaggacgCTATTACTTTGCTGTTGTCTAATGTTAGCCCCTACTCGGATTCCCTACGGCCCTCTTTCGTCACAGCCATCTTCAACCGCATGAAGGCTGTTTGGGGGACTGTTccggaggagctgcaggTCGACGCCGCAGAGAAGCTGTTCGAGATCTCTCTCGAAGATGTCCAGACTCCACTGGTTCACGGCTGCAGGGAAGTTCTTCGCAGTGTTGAACTCACCGGTTCTGTGcttctccaattccttcgGAAGATCCCCGTGTCTATCACGGACATGGAGTCTCTTGGACCGGCGCCCAAGCGGAGACGCACTAGCCAGAACAACATGGTCGCTATGACCATCAAGGATGAAGCCAAGCTGAGCCAGctcatggagaagatgacttTCATCCTGGAACTGGTCGACAGCTCGACCCCTGAGGCTCATCCTGAGTTGGCCGATGGATTGTTCCAGACTTTGGCCGCACTTCATCATTTCAAGGCTCAGATCCAGTCTGGCTTGAGCTACTTGCTGAGCTTGACGCTTGGCAGCCTTCTTGCCATCGTGAATCGGTCCAAGGGAACTGCAAAGGCTCAGTTCGACACCTCCGTTATCCGGGCCGACCTCGTTGTTGACTGTGTTCGTACCACTGACAGCCCGCAAGTACAGAACGCAGCTCTTCTGCTCGTTGCGGGCTTGTCCGTCATTGCTCCTGAATTGGTTCTCCACAGCGTGATGCccatcttcaccttcatGGGCTCTAGTGTCCTGCGCAAGGACGATGAATACTCAGTCTCCGTGATCGATCAGACAATCGATCAAGTTGTCCCCGCTCTCATCCAGTCCCTGCGCAATCAGAAGCGTGATGTTGTGTCCGGAACTTCCGAGTTGTTGCTCAGCTTCACTGCTGCCTTTGAGCATATTCCTTCTCACCGCCGCCTGCGTTTGTTCCACGCTTTGGTCACCAAGCTCGGAACTCAGGAGTTCCTGTTCGCGGTTCTGGCCATGCTCGCCAATCGGTATGCTCTGGATAAGGATGTTCTCATCCTAATGACCGGGTTGGTATCTGATGCTAGTGCACCGGTTGAACTCAGC ACATACAGCAAATACTTGGACCTGGTCAAGGATTCACTCAGCTCCAAGCCTGGTATCTCCCAAGTTCTTCTCGGCATTGGTAGCGACGATGGCCGCGAGCCCCAGAAGGTTGCAGTTGACTTGCTTCGTGCACTGGCTTATCTGTTCAAGCACTCGTCTCtgaaggtgaagatggccaaggaTTTCGCAACAGAGGAAGATAAGGTTGTTGGACAGATCCGCACACTTTTCTCTCGCATTCTGGAGCAGGTCCTGGCCATTGGCGAATCCATGCAGAACGTCAAGCCTGTCAGCCAGGCCAGCGGCGATGTTCTCAGCGCTCTGTTCGGTACCCTGTCGCTCGTGGACTTCCTCGACACGATTGAGGTGCTGCTGCAACGTCGCAACGACGAACTGCGTCGTAAAGTTCTCCGACTTCTGGAAGGTCGCCTCCGTCAGAACCCTGAACGCGACGGTGCCTCGCAACACCGCATGCTCGACTTCCTGCCCACTCTGGTCAACATCGTCCAGTCATCGCCAGACATTCTCCTTAAGCACGCTGCAGTTGCTTGTATCGATCGCATTGCCGAGAAGTACGGCCGGAAGGAGCCGACCAAGGTCATCCATGCTGCCCAAGTGGTTGCTAGCGAAGCCTGCATTGGACAGGATGATGAGCGTATTCGCATCATGGGTGTCTTGTGTCTCGCATCTATGGCCGAGGTCCTTGGAGAGGCCATGATTCCCGCCCTTCCTGACGCTCTCAGCCGTTCCCTTGCCCTACTCGAGCAGAGtctggaagatggaaaggaGAATGCACGCCTGCACGACgccgtcttctctttcttctctgcaCTTTTCATTCATATCCCCTTCATGGTGTCTGGCTCTCACCTGGACAAGATCCTTGTTCTCTCTTACAAGTCTGCTGTTTCTGAAggtgtggaggatgagagccGCGAAGAAGCTCTTCAACTCATGGCACGCAAGGTTGATGTGGCAGCTACATTCGCTGCTATCGATCGTAACTGGCAGCATGCCGTCAGAGCAGGTCCCGATGCTACGAGAGAGACTCTGGGTGTCGTTAGCCTTGCTATTGAGAAGCACCAGAAGTCTGCTACTGTCAAGAACATCGCAGTTCTCACCAGCATCCTGTTCAAGGCATTCGACCTGCGTCGCGAACAAGTATCACTGGATACCCAGGCCACGTTTGAATTGTCTGATGTGGACGAGATtgaggatatcatcaacgAAGTCACGATCAAGATGATTTACAAGCTTAACGACACGACATTCCGCCccatcttcaccaagctGCTGGAGTGGGCGACCACTGGTGTGCCCAAGAAGGATGCTCGAGGCAGCCTGGCACGCCTTACCACGTTCTACAGGTTCCTCCAAGTCTTCTTTGCTACCCTCCAG tccatcGTGACCGGTTACTCGAGCTACATCCTCGAAAATGTGGTCTCTGTTCTGGGCAAGGCGAACCCGGCGAACCAGGACACCAAGAGCCTGTGGTTGGCCACGATGCGCATGCTCAAGAACTCCTTTGAGCATGACCAAGACG AATTCTGGCAATCCCCCTCTCACCTTACGGTGATCGCACAGCCTTTGATCTCTCAGCTCGCTCACGCGAAGAACTCGTCGACGgcatccatcgtcatcgcggAAGCCGTGCCCGCCCTTACGGAACTCGCCGTTGCTGCCGATTCCACCGACAACCACAAGGAGCTCAACACGGTGCTGATGCGTCTGCTCCGCCCCTCTGCCGGACCCAGCGGCAAGACCGCAGGCGGCGAGAACCCGCACACGCGCCTCGCTGCGCTCAAGGCCCAGCAGTCTCTCACGGAGCAGCTCGGCGAGGAATGGCTTGCTCTCCTGCCTGAAATGCTGCCGTACATCAGTGAACTgatggaggacgaggacgagaacGTGGAGAGAGAGGTCCGCAGATGGGTGAAGCAGATCGAGGATGTTCTGGGTGAGCGGTTGGACGACATGTTGACCTGA
- a CDS encoding uncharacterized protein (COG:S;~EggNog:ENOG410PHZK;~InterPro:IPR013633,IPR003107,IPR011990;~PFAM:PF08424;~go_function: GO:0005515 - protein binding [Evidence IEA];~go_process: GO:0006396 - RNA processing [Evidence IEA]) translates to MDSSGSQEKKSIPRFASFKPRPAPLSEADRPPGRPSRDASDRDVKSSHHSRHRSRHSSHHDRSRSRERRRSHREHRSSRKEASHRRREPTPEYPRASTSTRTVKHPPEEASDLYVIDSKGDRYNLIYGTLHRYSVPQYYRVGRGNVLGLPSSYKIDRESAVEDVLIVTNEKKEGKSKKKAKNLLAGLDKGRSRLLRIRPESLVDAAAETSRDYISLSVSRNGKHLDLLEVDSDDDKHAYRSIHGKAKPEDDLPSDVEAVSDTDSDKEGGRRDPDHEIKERNAELLQIVEKHPDDVSAWLTLIDHQESLLRGPEREFGSLTYAEKMGLADIKLSLYEKALKEVGPSPAKDRLLLGLLEEGAKLWDTKKLSAQWQTILKSNSEYINLWIRYLDFRQTEFLDFTYEQCLATFLECLRLNKSSFEKPEKTQIHFYLFLRLTLFIREAGFTEHAAALWQGLLELTFYRPGSLDRSKGPEEVIPAFLEYWESEVSRIGEAGAKGWKNEGNVLRNANSSEKLQFQLNPKAVFASWAPSERERIVNARLPARSIDDSEEDDPYRVIIAPDLEEILSLAWQPTPVGVLIDSFFYYSHLPPVSSVANWGTASRWNGDGFVQNEFASNFYATLADWLPGVAADIEPTVASPMLFPHQNYIITLDTLFADPSKWFSALKTWSDATSNSQSDIDPVWVRRVVRSLIEAQPEDDDLAEYGLALELACKSKDARKFAKSLLKKRSSSLRLYNAYALIEQRFGNQAAADHVWATCLSMSKSFPDRDRVDSMIVWRTWIWELLDAGNAAQASHLLLSMPQNSIDLEILSDASSHPSFSPTSLLKIQSYLSEAQEIGLANEKPIVFTSCIDCLAILSYLSNSLDLSRSLEYYHNAFARLAALPDQSKSFANFTTELLHQSRARLLYHHIRTSGIYKPSHIRSLLSESISVARHNTMFLSLFAWNESRFRIEERVRDTIRDITSISTNTDNFTAAPVPITTHLFSIYTEVNRPTYAGSTMHSVRAAFEKAIGDATHQGSNTSTGHSSITIWKLYILFELSRNDIQRAKTVFYRGMRACPWSKELIMLAFTHLRADVIREQYPQESRKGDGMGFDELRHVYNVLVEKGLRIHLDIENELDEIAVEMERKRISSGSGLPITMPEDKDSEDEMQS, encoded by the exons ATGGATTCGTCTGGCTCCCAG GAAAAGAAATCCATTCCCCGCTTTGCCAGCTTCAAGCCGCGGCCAGCACCTCTGTCCGAAGCTGATCGGCCCCCCGGGCGCCCCAGTCGCGACGCCTCCGACCGCGATGTGAAGTCTAGCCACCACTCGAGGCATCGGTCGAGACATAGCAGCCATCATGACCGTTCTAGGTCCCGAGAACGTCGTAGGAGCCATAGGGAGCATCGGTCCTCTCGAAAAGAAGCAAGTCATCGCCGCCGAGAGCCCACCCCCGAATATCCAAGAGCATCCACATCGACCCGCACTGTGAAGCACCCGCCCGAGGAAGCCTCGGATTTGTATGTTATAGATAGCAAGGGCGATCGCTACAACCTCATATACGGAACGTTACATCGATATAGCGTTCCACAATATTATCGCGTCGGTCGGGGCAACGTCTTGGGATTGCCTTCCAGCTACAAGATCGATCGGGAAAGCGCTGTCGAGGACGTGTTGATCGTCACgaacgaaaagaaagagggaaagtcaaagaagaaggcgaagaatcTGCTCGCAGGACTAGACAAGGGTAGATCCCGACTACTTCGAATACGGCCAGAATCGCTGGTGGATGCAGCCGCAGAAACGTCACGAGACTACATTTCCCTGAGTGTGTCTAGGAATGGGAAGCACCTGGATCTGTTAGAAGTCGACTCGGATGATGACAAACACGCGTATCGGTCGATTCATGGCAAAGCTAAGCCAGAGGATGACTTGCCCAGTGATGTTGAAGCTGTGTCCGATACGGATTCGGATAAAGAGGGCGGCCGGCGTGACCCCGACCATGAGATCAAGGAGCGCAATGCGGAGTTACTGCAGATTGTCGAGAAACACCCTGATGATGTCTCCGCGTGGCTAACGCTTATCGACCATCAAGAGTCGCTCCTTCGAGGACCGGAGAGGGAATTTGGCTCTTTGACATACGCAGAAAAGATGGGCCTTGCCGACATCAAGCTATCACTGTACGAGAAAGCACTGAAAGAGGTCGGACCGAGCCCTGCAAAGGATCGTCTCCTGCTCGGCCTTCTCGAAGAAGGGGCAAAACTCTGGGACACTAAGAAGCTATCGGCTCAGTGGCAGACGATACTGAAATCAAATTCCGAGTACATCAACCTTTGGATCCGATATCTCGACTTTCGTCAAACTGAATTTCTGGACTTCACGTATGAGCAGTGCCTTGCAACCTTTCTGGAGTGTCTGAGACTCAATAAGTCTTCTTTCGAGAAACCCGAGAAGACCCAGATCCACTTTTATCTGTTCCTTAGGTTGACATTGTTCATCCGGGAAGCTGGGTTTACAGAGCATGCCGCGGCTCTCTGGCAAGGTCTTTTGGAGCTGACTTTCTACCGACCCGGCTCGCTTGATAGAAGCAAAGGCCCAGAAGAGGTAATACCAGCCTTTTTGGAGTACTGGGAGTCGGAGGTCTCCCGCATCGGAGAAGCGGGCGCCAAAGGGTGGAAGAACGAGGGAAATGTGCTGCGAAATGCGAATTCCAGCGAAAAGCTTCAATTTCAACTGAACCCAAAAGCCGTGTTTGCCTCCTGGGCACCGTCCGAACGGGAACGAATCGTCAATGCTCGGTTGCCAGCCCGCAGTATTGATGAttcggaggaagatgacccCTACAGAGTCATCATTGCACCTGATCTCGAAGAGATTCTGTCGCTGGCATGGCAGCCAACGCCTGTAGGAGTGCTGATTGATAGCTTCTTCTATtattctcatcttccacccgTTTCGTCGGTTGCCAATTGGGGTACGGCAAGTCGCTGGAACGGGGATGGCTTCGTGCAGAACGAATTTGCAAGCAATTTTTATGCAACGCTTGCGGACTGGCTCCCTGGTGTGGCCGCTGACATAGAGCCCACGGTCGCATCCCCTATGCTTTTCCCTCatcaaaattatataattacgcTGGATACTTTGTTTGCTGATCCTTCTAAATGGTTTTCTGCCCTCAAAACCTGGAGCGACGCCACTTCTAATTCACAATCCGATATCGACCCTGTGTGGGTTCGCAGAGTCGTCCGATCATTGATAGAAGCGCAgcctgaagatgatgatctaGCCGAATATGGTCTTGCTCTTGAACTTGCGTGTAAAAGCAAGGATGCGAGAAAATTCGCGAAATCGCTGCTCAAGAAGCGATCGTCTAGCCTGCGACTTTACAATGCTTATGCTCTGATAGAGCAGCGCTTCGGCAATCAAGCAGCTGCCGATCATGTATGGGCGACTTGCCTCTCTATGAGCAAATCCTTCCCTGACCGCGACAGGGTGGATAGTATGATTGTGTGGCGCACCTGGATTTGGGAGCTTCTCGACGCTGGAAATGCGGCCCAAGcatctcatctcctcctttcGATGCCTCAGAATAGCATTGATCTGGAGATCCTTTCCGATGCTTCCAGTCACCCGTCCTTCAGCCCGACAAGTTTGCTGAAGATACAAAGT TACCTTTCAGAAGCACAGGAAATTGGTCTTGCGAACGAGAAGCCTATCGTATTCACGTCATGCATAGACTGCCTGGCTATCCTATCGTACCTCTCCAATTCCCTCGATCTAAGCAGGTCCCTGGAATACTATCACAATGCATTCGCCAGGCTAGCTGCCCTACCCGATCAGTCCAAGTCATTCGCAAACTTCACGACCGAACTCCTCCATCAATCCCGGGCCCGACTCCTGTATCACCACATCCGCACAAGTGGCATCTACAAACCCTCACATATTCGTTCCCTCTTATCCGAAAGTATATCAGTAGCTCGCCACAACACCATGTTCCTATCCCTCTTTGCCTGGAACGAGTCCCGGTTCCGCATTGAAGAGCGCGTTCGCGACACAATACGAGATATCACCAGCATCAGTACCAACACAGACAATTTCACAGCCGCTCCAGTTCCCATAACGACACATCTCTTTTCAATATACACCGAAGTAAACCGTCCTACTTACGCCGGATCAACCATGCACTCTGTTCGTGCGGCATTCGAGAAAGCCATTGGTGACGCCACCCACCAAGGCTCTAATACCTCCACCGGCcactccagcatcaccatctGGAAACTCTACATTCTCTTCGAATTGTCTCGTAACGACATTCAACGAGCAAAGACTGTCTTTTACCGCGGAATGCGCGCCTGCCCTTGGTCGAAGGAGCTTATCATGCTTGCGTTCACTCATCTCCGGGCCGATGTTATCCGGGAGCAGTATCCGCAGGAGAGTAGAAAGGGCGACGGTATGGGATTCGATGAACTCAGGCATGTTTATAACGTGCTTGTTGAGAAGGGACTGCGCATTCACCTGGATATTGAGAatgagctggatgagattgcggtggagatggagcggaAGAGGATTTCTTCCGGTTCGGGGTTGCCGATTACTATGCCTGAGGACAAGGAtagtgaggatgagatgCAGAGTTAG